In Argiope bruennichi chromosome 4, qqArgBrue1.1, whole genome shotgun sequence, a single window of DNA contains:
- the LOC129966653 gene encoding uncharacterized protein LOC129966653 translates to MILKNKSWGIILIFIQLFCVLTPSNAIFEMFGGGGGGGGGSDVAEILAAGLITTMLMEDFHNMGGGGGGGTQGRSVFNPVRQFIGGYSMRAPPPVHHYQPMIAPRRPMMHPAGPMVAPTAPIPRRPVMHPYMMAMMHRHQQYMMHQALMQQARQQMLATAWNNEYRMNNRPYASETVINSYVPVLPTFGEILSDEGTLSAAILLNSDLLDSDDEEEQEREEEEDEEGEEVEMVREEEPKEQEKQTKTPKSTSSEEFEVASSDHETHYILPRIMKHIVQRILRRVEHH, encoded by the coding sequence atgattttgaaaaacaaatcttggggaataatattaatatttatccaATTGTTCTGTGTTTTAACACCATCTAATGCTATCTTTGAGATGTTTGGTGGAGGTGGCGGTGGAGGAGGAGGTAGTGATGTGGCCGAAATTCTTGCTGCAGGACTTATCACCACTATGCTAATGGAAGATTTCCACAACATGGGAGGTGGAGGTGGTGGAGGTACTCAAGGAAGATCTGTTTTTAATCCTGTTCGCCAGTTTATTGGAGGATACAGTATGAGGGCGCCTCCTCCAGTCCATCATTACCAGCCAATGATTGCACCTCGAAGACCTATGATGCATCCAGCTGGACCAATGGTTGCTCCCACAGCACCTATACCTAGAAGACCTGTGATGCACCCGTACATGATGGCAATGATGCATCGACATCAACAATATATGATGCATCAGGCATTGATGCAACAAGCACGCCAGCAAATGCTTGCAACAGCGTGGAATAATGAATACAGAATGAATAACAGACCTTATGCCTCGGAAACCGTCATAAATTCCTATGTCCCAGTCTTGCCAACTTTTGGTGAAATATTAAGTGACGAAGGCACTCTTTCAGCAGCAATATTATTAAACTCGGACCTTCTTGACTCTGACGATGAAGAAGAACAGGAGCGAGAAGAAGAAGAAGACGAAGAAGGAGAAGAAGTGGAAATGGTGAGGGAAGAAGAACCCAAAGAACAAGAAAAACAGACTAAAACTCCCAAATCCACATCTTCGGAAGAGTTTGAAGTTGCTTCCAGCGATCATGAAACACATTACATTTTACCCCGAATCATGAAACACATCGTTCAAAGAATATTGAGAAGAGTAgaacatcattaa